One Erinaceus europaeus chromosome 5, mEriEur2.1, whole genome shotgun sequence genomic window carries:
- the RXFP3 gene encoding relaxin-3 receptor 1 → MNKAAGEEKLAVLFSLAPDLREAANTSSNASLQPQDWWWDVGLELPDGSAPGHPPGGGGGAERADPEAWVRILISMVYWVVCALGLAGNLLVLYLMKSKQGWRKSSINLFVTNLALTDFQFVLTLPFWAVENSLDFKWPFGKAMCKIVSVVTSINMYASVFFLTSMSVARYHTVASALKSHQTRGPPLSGCCGPSLGDSRCYSTQALCLLIWALATLASLPNAVFSTTIKVMGEELCLVRFPDQLLGHDRQFWLGLYHSQKVLLGFVLPLGIISLCYLLLVRFISDRRVVVGIEGGVSTAGGRLAGASACRRSKVTKSVTIVVLSFFLCWLPNQALTTWSILIKFNAVPFSQEYFLCQVYAFPISVCLAHSNSCLNPILYCLVRQEFRKALKNLLQHIASPSLTSMRPITNTTKPEPQDSGGLQALAPLHPPSEPDLLYYPPGVVVYSPVARLTDSG, encoded by the coding sequence ATGAACAAGGCGGCCGGTGAGGAGAAGCTGGCGGTACTCTTCAGTCTTGCCCCGGACCTGCGGGAGGCGGCCAACACGAGCTCCAATGCTTCGCTCCAGCCCCAGGACTGGTGGTGGGACGTGGGGCTGGAGTTGCCAGATGGCTCGGCGCCAGGTCACCccccgggcggcggcggcggggcggaGCGTGCGGACCCCGAGGCGTGGGTGCGGATCCTCATCAGTATGGTGTACTGGGTGGTGTGCGCCCTGGGACTGGCGGGCAACCTGTTGGTGCTCTACCTGATGAAGAGCAAACAGGGCTGGCGCAAGTCCTCCATCAACCTCTTCGTCACTAACCTGGCGCTGACGGACTTCCAGTTCGTGCTTACCTTGCCCTTCTGGGCAGTGGAGAACTCGCTGGACTTCAAATGGCCCTTCGGCAAGGCCATGTGTAAGATAGTGTCGGTGGTGACGTCCATAAACATGTACGCCAGTGTCTTCTTCCTCACCTCCATGAGCGTGGCGCGCTACCACACGGTGGCGTCAGCTCTAAAAAGCCACCAGACCCGAGGGCCTCCCCTGAGCGGCTGTTGTGGCCCCAGCCTGGGCGACAGCCGCTGCTATTCAACTCAGGCGCTGTGCTTGCTGATCTGGGCCTTGGCCACGCTGGCCTCGCTGCCCAACGCTGTCTTCTCCACCACTATCAAGGTGATGGGCGAGGAGCTGTGCCTGGTGCGCTTCCCTGACCAGCTGCTGGGCCATGACAGGCAGTTCTGGCTGGGCCTTTACCATTCACAGAAGGTGCTGTTGGGCTTTGTGCTGCCGCTGGGCATCATCAGCCTGTGTTACCTGCTGCTAGTGCGTTTCATCTCAGACCGCCGTGTGGTCGTGGGGATCGAAGGAGGGGTCTCTACGGCTGGGGGACGCCTGGCTGGAGCCAGCGCCTGCAGACGGTCCAAGGTCACCAAGTCTGTGACCATTGtggtcctttccttctttctgtgctGGCTGCCCAACCAGGCACTCACCACCTGGAGCATTCTCATCAAGTTTAACGCTGTGCCCTTCAGCCAGGAGTACTTCCTGTGCCAGGTATACGCCTTCCCCATCAGCGTGTGCCTGGCTCACTCCAACAGCTGCCTCAATCCCATCCTCTACTGCCTGGTGCGCCAGGAGTTCCGCAAAGCGCTCAAGAATCTACTGCAGCACATAGCATCTCCCTCACTCACCAGCATGCGTCCCATCACCAACACCACCAAGCCAGAACCCCAGGACTCTGGGGGGCTGCAGGCCCTGGCGCCGCTGCACCCGCCCTCTGAGCCTGACCTCCTCTACTACCCGCCCGGGGTGGTGGTCTACAGCCCAGTAGCTCGGCTTACTGACTCAGGTTGA